In a genomic window of Streptococcus oralis subsp. tigurinus:
- the treR gene encoding trehalose operon repressor codes for MKKYQQLFKQIQENIQNETYAIGEFLPSEHDLMNQYQVSRDTVRRALSLLQEEGLIKKIKGQGSQVVKEETVNFPVSNLTSYQELVQELGLRSKTNVVSLDKIIIDKKSSLITGFPEFRMVWKVVRQRVVDDLVSVLDTDYLDMELIPNVTRQIAEHSIYSYIEDDLKLLIDYAQKEITIDHSNDRDKILMDIGKDPYVVSIKSKVYLQDGRQFQFTESRHKLEKFHFVDFAKRHPK; via the coding sequence ATGAAGAAATACCAACAATTATTTAAGCAAATACAAGAAAACATTCAAAATGAGACTTACGCTATCGGAGAGTTCCTTCCTAGTGAGCACGACCTCATGAACCAATATCAAGTGAGTCGTGATACTGTCCGAAGGGCTCTTTCCTTACTCCAAGAGGAAGGATTGATCAAAAAGATAAAAGGGCAAGGTTCTCAAGTCGTCAAAGAAGAAACGGTCAATTTCCCTGTCTCCAACCTAACCAGCTACCAAGAACTGGTCCAGGAACTTGGACTTCGCTCTAAGACTAATGTCGTCAGTCTGGACAAGATCATTATCGATAAAAAGTCCTCACTGATAACCGGCTTTCCAGAGTTTAGGATGGTGTGGAAGGTGGTCCGCCAGCGTGTGGTGGATGACCTAGTATCGGTTCTGGATACGGACTATCTGGATATGGAACTAATCCCAAATGTCACTCGCCAAATTGCTGAGCATTCTATCTATTCTTATATAGAGGATGACCTCAAACTTCTTATTGATTATGCTCAAAAGGAAATCACTATCGATCATAGTAACGATAGGGACAAGATTCTCATGGACATAGGTAAAGACCCTTATGTCGTTTCAATCAAGTCAAAAGTCTATCTCCAAGACGGGCGCCAGTTTCAGTTCACCGAAAGTCGCCATAAATTAGAAAAATTTCACTTTGTTGACTTTGCCAAAAGGCATCCGAAATAA
- the treP gene encoding PTS system trehalose-specific EIIBC component, producing the protein MGKFEQEAKDLLQAIGGKENVTAVTHCATRLRFVLGDDKKANVKAIESIPAVKGTFTNAGQFQVIIGNDVPIFYNDFTAVSGIEGVSKEAAKSAAKSNQNLVQRVMTTLAEIFTPIIPALIVGGLILGFRNVLEGVHWSMLDGKTITESSQFWSGVNHFLWLPGEAIFQFLPVGITWSVSRKMGTSQILGIVLGICLVSPQLLNAYAVASTSTEEIAANWVWNFGYFTVNRIGYQAQVIPALLAGLSLSYLEIFWRKHIPEVISMIFVPFLSLIPALILAHTVLGPIGWTIGQGLSSVVLAGLTGPVKWLFGAIFGALYAPFVITGLHHMTNAIDTQLIADAGGTALWPMIALSNIAQGSAVFAYYFMHRHDEREAQISLPATISAYLGVTEPALFGVNVKYIYPFVAGMIGSALAGMLSVTFNVTAASIGIGGLPGILSIQPQYMLPFAGTMLVAIVVPMLMTFFFRKAGFFTKTEDDTALQAEFVAQEEAEFVSHEPVELTPVEIVSPLTGQVKELSQATDPVFASGVMGQGLVIEPSQGELTSPVNGTVTVLFPTKHAIGIVSDEGVELLIHIGMDTVGLDGKGFESHVAQGAHVTVGQRLISFDIDAIKAAGLVTETPVIITNQDAYTATITGTYPTIIQAGQPLMLATRI; encoded by the coding sequence ATGGGAAAATTTGAACAAGAAGCCAAAGATCTGCTTCAAGCAATCGGAGGTAAGGAGAATGTCACTGCCGTAACCCACTGTGCGACACGGTTGCGGTTTGTTCTAGGAGATGATAAGAAGGCTAATGTTAAAGCTATCGAGTCAATTCCAGCTGTTAAAGGAACCTTTACAAATGCAGGTCAATTTCAGGTGATTATTGGGAATGACGTGCCGATTTTTTATAATGATTTTACAGCTGTTTCTGGAATTGAGGGTGTCTCCAAAGAAGCAGCCAAGTCCGCAGCTAAGAGCAATCAAAACCTGGTCCAACGTGTCATGACCACTCTAGCAGAAATCTTTACGCCGATTATTCCAGCCTTGATTGTCGGAGGACTGATCCTCGGTTTTCGTAATGTCTTGGAAGGGGTGCATTGGTCGATGTTGGATGGCAAGACCATCACAGAATCTTCTCAGTTTTGGTCAGGTGTCAATCACTTCCTTTGGTTGCCTGGTGAAGCTATCTTCCAGTTCCTACCTGTAGGGATTACTTGGTCTGTTTCTCGTAAGATGGGAACCAGCCAAATCTTGGGAATTGTGCTCGGGATCTGTTTGGTATCGCCTCAGTTGCTCAACGCCTATGCGGTTGCTTCTACTTCAACAGAAGAGATTGCAGCAAACTGGGTTTGGAATTTTGGATACTTCACTGTTAATCGTATCGGTTACCAAGCCCAAGTTATCCCAGCCTTGCTTGCAGGTTTGAGTCTATCTTATCTAGAAATCTTCTGGCGCAAGCATATCCCAGAAGTGATTTCCATGATTTTTGTACCTTTCTTGTCTTTAATTCCAGCTTTGATTTTGGCTCATACTGTCTTGGGGCCAATCGGTTGGACAATTGGTCAAGGACTTTCATCGGTTGTCTTGGCAGGATTAACTGGTCCTGTTAAATGGCTCTTTGGCGCGATATTTGGTGCCCTCTACGCTCCATTTGTCATCACTGGTTTGCACCATATGACCAATGCCATCGACACACAATTGATTGCGGATGCCGGCGGAACTGCCCTCTGGCCAATGATTGCTCTTTCCAATATTGCCCAAGGTTCTGCCGTATTTGCCTATTATTTCATGCACCGTCATGATGAGCGTGAGGCTCAAATTTCACTTCCTGCAACCATTTCAGCCTATCTCGGTGTTACAGAACCAGCCCTCTTTGGGGTCAATGTCAAATACATCTATCCATTTGTAGCTGGGATGATTGGTTCTGCTCTTGCAGGTATGCTTTCTGTGACATTTAACGTGACTGCTGCTTCTATCGGTATCGGTGGATTGCCAGGTATTCTTTCTATTCAACCACAATACATGCTTCCATTTGCAGGAACTATGTTAGTCGCTATTGTTGTACCAATGCTCATGACTTTCTTCTTCCGTAAGGCAGGTTTCTTTACAAAAACAGAGGACGATACAGCCTTGCAAGCAGAATTCGTTGCCCAAGAAGAAGCAGAATTTGTCAGTCATGAACCAGTAGAACTTACTCCAGTAGAAATTGTTAGCCCACTGACTGGTCAAGTAAAAGAACTAAGTCAAGCAACTGATCCAGTCTTTGCTTCAGGTGTCATGGGACAAGGTCTAGTCATTGAACCAAGCCAAGGTGAGTTGACTTCTCCAGTCAATGGGACAGTGACGGTTCTTTTCCCTACCAAGCATGCCATCGGTATTGTCTCTGATGAGGGAGTGGAATTACTCATCCACATCGGTATGGATACAGTAGGTCTTGATGGCAAAGGATTTGAAAGTCATGTAGCCCAAGGAGCCCACGTCACAGTTGGTCAGAGACTAATTAGCTTTGATATAGATGCTATCAAGGCTGCGGGTCTCGTAACAGAAACTCCTGTTATCATCACCAACCAAGATGCTTATACAGCGACTATTACTGGAACTTATCCGACGATAATTCAAGCTGGTCAACCGCTCATGCTTGCAACACGGATCTAA